catgcctgcaggtcctgatagacagtttGATAGACCTTTCCAGTAGACAGAGccaacatcagcttggttggtaagctccacttcccctGAGTTatcaggtctagaccttggagtccattttttatacaggtttgatgggtaggtcgaggtcctgtcccgaccatggtacagttcagttatctctagaggcttgtagatgagtcatgtatattttgtatattagtaGATATTCATGAGGGCCTCATCAGCCCGCAtagtgtttatatatatatatatatatatatgaaattttgggtatgtttaccccttagatgagagagacgatattttcagatgattcagaatatgggcTTATCGGCTTAAGttaagggttacccctccagagttcacagttacagagtggtacactCGGGGCAAATATGGCACTGGGTACTGGCTACgcctccccaggttcggggcatgacacaTCCGATACTCAGCCCGGACATGCGTAAGTTTGATATCACCTTACGAACCTATAGAAaccatcaaatcccaaattcgaggtcgtttactcgaaagtcaaaacttggtcaactcttccaacttaaagtttccgaattgagaattattctttcaaATCATCTCCGAACTTCTCtaaaatcaaaaccgacaatgcgtgcaagtcataatgcataaaatggagctactcaaggtctcaaaccgttgaatgacatgctagagctcaaaacaacaggtcaggtcgttacaaatcGTGTATTGGATTGTTGAAATTCAATGAACAAGTTTATGTTTGAGAACTTAAGATTTTGAATTTGAAGTTGCATTCAATAGATTGAACTACTTAagatttgaatttttgaagttgcatttgaaagatagaagTTACATTGAAGAGATTGAACTACTTCAGATCGAAttctgaagttgcatttgaaagataaaagAACTTCAGAGTTAATTTATAAAGTTGCACTGAACTGATTGAATTATTTCATATCCAAGCGGTACACTTTGTACAATTCTTTGCCGTGCGAGTACAACTTAAATGGTGGCCCCAAAAAATGAAGATATATGAAAATGCCCGCACTTGTGGTTCCATTGGCTTTGGGCATCTTGATCCGAATCGATATAACCCGACCCACGATTCAATCAAGATTTTCTCAATTGACTGTTTAAAAAAATCACTTTACCAATAAATCCTCCAATCCCATTCCCCCTTTCTCTTCTATCTCCCCTAAAACAAAATATCAGTTGGCCATCCTCAAGAATTCTCAATTCACAGGATGGCCATCACCCATCTTTTATCCACCAATATTACACCCTCTCTCTTTACTACCCAGCTCAAACACTCACTATTTCGTCAAAGAGCACTACTCATATGCCCAAAAAGGCCTACAATTCGAGCTCAATCTAAGAACAACGATGCTGCAGATGGCCCAGATCGTTTAATCTCCGCCATCACTTACTTCTACCCTTTCTTTGACGGTATTCAGTATGGGAAATATGTCATCACACAGTTTGCTCCAATCCAAACCCTTATTCAACCTTTAGTCCCAGCTATAAGGGTTTTCAAGAGCTTCCCACTTAATGGGTTGCTAATTTTCTTTACCCTTTActttgttgttgtaagaaataaCAATTTCAGTAGGTATGTGAGGTTCAATACCATGCAGGCTATTGTTCTTGATGTGCTTCTCATATTTCCTGATCTTTTGGAGAGGAGTTTTAATCCAAAAGATGGGTTGGGGTTGGATTTGATGATGAGCTTTGATAGCACTGTATTTTTGTTCCTTTTGGTGTCTTTAGTTTATGGTTCTTCTTGTTGCTTGTTGGGGCAGCTTCCTAGGTTGCCTATTGTTGCTGAAGCTGCTGATAGGCAAGTTCTATGACTATGAACTCCTTAATTTTACTTATTTGGGAGTTCCTCTTTGTACActtacttattttttcttttgttgacAGTTATAGCTATTTTGTTTGGAAGTAAATGTTTATGCTCTTTTACTTTTGTCATCTTTAGTTGTCTATTACTTCATCATATAGTTGTGTTGATGCTTAAGGTAGAAATTCATGGTCCTCGTTAGCCATTAGAGAGAAATTGTATCATGATTAGTAAACGGTCGTCTACTCTTGTCTTGAAAAAGGGCAAGCATGTGGAGGTATGCAAAAGGTTGACATCAAAATGTTGATATTCCTGAAACAATTCCAAGAGTGCCCTTAACCTCTTCTTAGAGATTGAGCTCCCTACAGAGACCTAGGCGATTTACCTATAGGTATTCACATCTAGTATGCACCTTCTTTATGTACAATGCTACTTTGCCTTCCTTGTTATTGCCTTTTCCATTTctcttttcataattttaaaagttcattcttgaatgAAAAAAACAATTTGCTAAATCTAGGAAGGAAAAAATAATTCTCTTAATGGTTGCAGGTTTTATTAATCTGGATCGTTTGCTTATCTCGGAAACCTTAGATGATCATATCCACCTTTGGTTGGTGCCTAGATGCTAAAATGTTTTGGGATGTTAAAACTTTTTATATGCTGATACTCAAACCCAAATGGAAAAGATTTGCTCCTAACTTTTTAAATGGACTTGATATCACCATCTTCAATTTCATAACGACGTCATTTACTGTTTCTTCTAATTGAATAGTTGAGCAGTTGGCTAGTGAATATTCTTTGCTATTGCAGTTTTACGACAGCAATGTTGATTAACTCTTCTGAAATCTGTTCTTATGTATTACATTGACATTAAGTATGTCGTTTGTATGACATTGAGAATGAGGTTCTTACACCTTTGACTTGAGAACCAAGAGAAAGCCAAGCAACCAAGTGAGGTCATGCTAGATAGGACATACAACACCTCAATATTTTTGAGTAAATCTCATTGCAATCTCATTTGCATTAATTCGAGGATGTGTGGGGCTTACACTTTGTTGCTTTAGGCTCTTCACCTTCAACTTCCTTTGGTGAAATACATACTACAGTATCTTCTCTGGAAGCCAAAGATAAAAATTTCACCTTCCAACATATGCATTAATAATATGGCTTTGTCTACAGATCATGATGAACTGGTGAAATCAATATGTTTGACTATTTACCCTAAAGGCTAATGGTAATATAGACTTCCAATAGAGCATTACCTGCTATGCATACTGAACATAATGTTGGGGGCATTTAGGGACCAGAAAATCATGGATTTGTTTGTTAAGGACGTAGTCTTGTACCGTTTAGGCCCCATTTCTTGCTCATTATCCTTTCTATGTTATGCGGGTATTATACGGCTCTAGTGGACTAGCATATGAAGTTTGCATAAATATGTTTTACCTCATGAATAGGTTCAACATGGAGAGTTCTGCTTCCCTCACATAATTGGTAGAACATATAGTACATCTGCTGTTAGCACTACTTTGGTGATTGTTCTCATGTTTATGCCAGCTGTTCATCTTTTATCCCGGTTCTGGCTTACTGCAGTTTCCTTCTTTTATTCCATTTAAAGTGAGAGGGAATCTGATATCAATTCTGTTTGTTAGCTTTAATAGAATGCTTGCTTTGTGTTCCCTTTTACTTTAACTCTTTATGCGAGCTCTGTTGATATGAATATGGAGCTGGGGAGAAGACAGAGTTATCCGTTTGGTGGAAGATTTTTGCTTGGTTTTGGTATATCTTCTTCATATCAGAGCTTCATTCTTGATGTGATCAATGCGATAAGAAGGAAATATTTCCCAGGTAGTGATCGTTGCCAGTTATGTTCCTCTGAGCATGAGCTTCTTAAGTAAAGAAATAATCCACATTTCTAGTGTCTATGCAAAGTCTAGTGCAGTCAACTGATATAAACTGCAGTAGGCGCTTTTGTCCTCTTGGCGCACAACCAGAATTATGTGTGTCAGCTTCTCCGCAACAATCTGATGTATTCACTAGAAACATGAATGTTCCACCAAAGGAATACTTATCACAAATCTGATGAAAAATAATACTACTAATACTTATCACACTTGAAACACAAATTTATTAATGTTCCATTACTATTTCACTTGCGATGCTGATCGAATTGCTGTTTCGTGTCTGATCGAATTAATGTTCCAAAATTTAacatgtattattattattagcttcaAACCTAAAGGTCATATACATTTTAAGATGGGATCAAATGTGGGATTGGGCGTTACAATCTGATCTTTAATCATCACTTGGTTGGGTGGCCCGGTGTGTATAACCTGTCGGTGGACTCGTGGCTGATGCATCACTGTCTTCCCTGCTGATTCACGTGGCACCATATTACTGGGACATGCCAACTACATTATTTTTATTCTCTTATTTCTTGGGTGGGTGGGTTTGCTCTCTCTTGCCTAAAAGATAGTAGTACTACTATTGTACAACAAGAGTATCCAATAAAACAAGTTCTACCATTATCCAATGAatggccataaaatttttaattttcatttgaagatgaattttgaaatttttcaaaaatttgaaaaactccaaaaaaactatttttcaaaattttcactcatatCACTcacaaaagttcaaaaataactcaaaattatattcatgttcaAAACATTTCcaatatcattttcacttaaaaaaaaaaaatttggaattttacaattcttacgtccaaacgcccactaagacAGAACGTGGGTATccctttctttcacttttacttaAGCTGACTGACCGAGTGGAAATCAGCAAGTCTAGAAACTTCCACATGACCAAAAAAGGTAAAGTGCTCAATTTGTCTCATTTAcgtgatatatattttttttacaataaaaaagatttaaaaataatttaactttcactttcaatattttaCTCTTAATAGACGGATTGTTTTAGGCCATAAATTTTTAAAACCTGCCTTTTTAAAAATTCTGTACCAAATTATCAaatgggagggggggggggtatcATTTACTCTTGAAGCTTGATCACGAGCCATGACATATACGCAAATCATGCATCTACAATATGTTAAATTATCAATGACCTGTCATTAGATTTTTAAATGTAAAAACAAGGCGTGAATTTTGAAGCTTCCAAATAGATCGGACGTCTAACATCTTTgtattccctccgtttcaatttacgtgaacctatttcctttttggtccgtggCAAAAAGAAtaacctctttccttatttggaaacaatttacctttatggaatgatttataaccacacaaaatatatttgcctcattttacaccacaagttcaaaagtcttctctcttttcttaaacttcgtgcccagtcaaatgagttcacataaattgaaacgaagggagtaGTAAATACCCAAAGTTTACAATTATAATGAAGATTTTGTCCTCAATTTACAAGTTAATCACACTCCTATTATTAGTACCATCATTACTCTATCTTTTTTAGCTTAATTAAAGGTGAGTGTAAATTAGGGACAAAATTACACTCTCAAGTCTTTACCAAGTACTATAAAGCTTCAAAAACCGGAACGAGGACAACTGCCAGCTTAGTCAGCAATACCCCACCCTCAGTGGCATTATCTGTAAATAAAGTTCCATTCCTGGTCAATAAAATAGGTACTCACTTCAGATCCAAGTACACACTTTTAACTTCAGTAAACATCACTTCACTGACCACTCACACTCCATCTCCACACACTACCCAAAGCTCCTCTCTCATTTTCCCTTTGGCAGGAAAATGCAGCTTCAGATGGCATCCACTATAGCCACTGTAGTTATTTTTCTAGCCGTCCTTTTCCCGTATTGTTCATGTGAGACCCAAAACACTCAGATCAGTAAAATCAAACCTTCTGCTGCTAAATCTGAATCTCCAGCTCCAGTGGCAGCAGTACCCCAAGTGAGTTTCACCTCTGTAATGTCAGCTCACGGATGCAAAATCTTCGCCGACATTTTACTTGCTTCACCTGCGGAAAAGACATACGAGGATAATGTCCAAGGTGGTCTAACCATTTTTTGTCCAACTGACGATGCAATGAAAGACTTTGCTCCTAAGTTCAAGAACCTAACTGCTGTCGGGAAACAGTCCGTTCTTGAATATCATGGTGTTCCAGTTTATCAATCGTTGTCGAGTTTGAGAACAAGTAACGGTTTAATGAACACGTTAGCTACTGACGGTGCTAATAATTACGATTTTGTTGTCCAAAATGACGGCCAAGATGTTACATTGAGGACCAAAATCGACACGGCGAAAATTACAGGAACTGTACTTGATAAAGAGCCGTTGGCGATTTTTTCGATTGATAAGGTTTTGGAACCTAAAGAATTGTTCAAGGGTGCTCCGACTCCTGCTCCAGCACCAGCTCCGATAGCTGAGTCCCCCAAGCCGGCGGGAAAGAAACATAAATCCCCGCCGGCGCCTGCTTCTCCGGCGGATTCCCCGGCGGATGGTCCCACCGGCGATGTCGCGGATTCGAAGGCAGATAAGAACGGCGCGTTTAGATATAATGCTGGTGCACTGGTCGTCCCTGTTTTGTGTATTTGGTTTGGCCATTTGTTGCTgtaattttattttgttagattgaccttttctttttcagtgtttttttaattaatttgctcTTAAGTCTTAGATTTGAAATAAGATTGGCCAATATGGGTCTCTGAATTGTAACTTGTATTTGTAGTGGTAGGATTGCTTTTACTAGGTTTGTGAGTGcctttctaaaaaaaattcactgtattatttctttgattttctttgtttttctactTCAGAGTGAGATGTGATTTTATATTCACATGGAAACACTCTTGCTTGTGAATCACAACTTTATTGGTCCTCAGTTTCTTCCACTATAGATAATAAAGTTTTCCGTTAAATTCAGCTAACAGTTGAACAACTATCGATGAATCTAGAAATATTCTTGGTCACGACTCACGAGTCGCTGGAAATTGAAAGAAGTGCAATCAATTACACTTGatactttaatttttaatttaaatttatgtttgTAAGTTGGATAAAGATATGTGGATATCAACTCAAGATTTTCTTTTCCCCCCTTTTTTACTCTTTCACAGCAGCTCCCCACTATATTTCCTTTGGTCATCAGAACCCACAACCTATGGAGAATACTTATTCTCTCcgataagtgattttttggcttttttcttgtggtccaaaataagtgatttttccagatttcaagaaaattattttttttctatattgtccttggagtaaatagtgttggaatatgtgttaggagtgtttatgtgagatagtaaaggttaatatggtcaattatattattaattaatgctaaaaggcggatttcttaatctgtgtgaaaacatcaaaaaaaatcacttattttgctATTTAAAGCAATCTTTTTTGTAAGATGTTTTCTTTTTGAATGCTTTTATTACCCTATTAAATAAGGGAGCGGGTAAcagaaaacaattaaggaaatGGTTCAAAAAATTACCCTTCAGTAAGGGGTACTGAATTATGAAATTACTGAAGCTATATGAGACTCCAAAAACGGGTtttaaaaaagataaataaataaatttaagagCTTTACAAGTATttaaaatcacataaatattattaaattatgtgtttgagttataaaataaaattttacaaaaaatacAATCTCTTGAAAATGATGGATATTGATCCTATTTGACAActttattttttggtcaaacattaaaattttatttaatcaagtatatatttACAACCGCTTGTTCTTTTTAGACTATAAGAACAAGGCCTCTATTTCTTATTCTACCTATCACATAGACAGAATTAAACTCTATATTTATCTGCTATGGCCAGCAAAGAAAGCTATCTAAAATATTTAGTATCTTTCTCCATCTACTTTGTTGTTGTCCTCTAATGTGTAGCTGGAGTACAATCTCCCTAATGATATGCTTGGTGTGTTGTTGCTTCGGATTTTCGAGCATTGCGTTCCACCCAAATGTGATATATTGTTGCAGCAAAGAGCCAACCCAACACTTCTGTTCGCACTCTATTATTGTTCACTTTCCTAATTATCCACTTAACTTCCTCCGTCCATGTTCCTAATTGCATGTGCTCTCCCATCCATTCAGTAGCACATTCCAGATAGTAGCAGAGAATGTACAGGCAAAGAAGAAGTGAGCTAAGGTTTCCACTGAACCGGTGTTATATAATACACATTCCTTAGGAACATGTATCTTCCATCTTTTTAATCGATTAGCTGCAGCTAATCTTTGTCGTATTGCAAGCCAAACAATGAACTGATTTGACAACATAATAAAGGCAAAAGTGATGATAGGcaataattacgtattttagtcgattattacactctaatttattgcactttagttgagtttgcgctttaatcactagtattttgcactaattgtgtgttttatgccttgtaggtgtgattccgagctatatagatgttatggaataaatttaagtggttttgagctttgaagtctgagtaagagctcaagtaattaagccgggatcgcgttcggggatcaacggatgataaaacaacaaaacgaaaactcgaagaggcatattgcgcactgtctagtcaAATAGACATAACTTTTTACTCAGGGCTccataatatatggttggaaagctaactcaaagggctacaactttcatgttttacgtttttccaaattccaaacggaacaggATGAAATACCGCGGTTTTACCGCGACCGTGGCAGAACCGCGGTGAGAGCTGCTCACAGACAATTGAAGCAGCAGAGGCCATGTTTGAccgcggtttgaccgcgaccgcggtagaaccgcggcaggaggaggaaatttcagggactaaagtgcaaaacacgggactttaagccctaaaccctatattaaaccaaggaagcCGGCCAAGAATTGGATTagacatatttttgacatagatttgacctaaggaggcaaagacacaataggagcaaggcttgggaattcttctacaagtttttccttcctcttcctatttttcattgttggttatgacttttagtatcgtagttttacatactattatgaatagctaatttgttatctagagttttgatagaaccttttgtaggataaattcttgttatgtttttatataattgagccatagtttttctctgtttgttcaactacgttcttattgtagttaattgaagagctctcaattagctgtgcctatttagtatgcataactcgggagagagtgcatatttaggtaattgttgaacaacaccactcccagagtatatgagggatcaataaccgagggtttaaaggcgggattagggataacgaagccttgggtgcgatctgaagtgagctgtatcaaaagccagctagcgtaactcgggagagtgcgtctagtaaattgtcgtgattactcgggagagatttacggtaataagagtgctcatgattggtagagaatacttaggcgaatttatagaagacatagcgggaaggattccgacaattgagaaaa
Above is a window of Nicotiana tabacum cultivar K326 chromosome 8, ASM71507v2, whole genome shotgun sequence DNA encoding:
- the LOC107829257 gene encoding fasciclin-like arabinogalactan protein 1, yielding MQLQMASTIATVVIFLAVLFPYCSCETQNTQISKIKPSAAKSESPAPVAAVPQVSFTSVMSAHGCKIFADILLASPAEKTYEDNVQGGLTIFCPTDDAMKDFAPKFKNLTAVGKQSVLEYHGVPVYQSLSSLRTSNGLMNTLATDGANNYDFVVQNDGQDVTLRTKIDTAKITGTVLDKEPLAIFSIDKVLEPKELFKGAPTPAPAPAPIAESPKPAGKKHKSPPAPASPADSPADGPTGDVADSKADKNGAFRYNAGALVVPVLCIWFGHLLL
- the LOC107829256 gene encoding protein TIC 20-v, chloroplastic-like, with the translated sequence MAITHLLSTNITPSLFTTQLKHSLFRQRALLICPKRPTIRAQSKNNDAADGPDRLISAITYFYPFFDGIQYGKYVITQFAPIQTLIQPLVPAIRVFKSFPLNGLLIFFTLYFVVVRNNNFSRYVRFNTMQAIVLDVLLIFPDLLERSFNPKDGLGLDLMMSFDSTVFLFLLVSLVYGSSCCLLGQLPRLPIVAEAADRQVL